From one Salmo salar chromosome ssa09, Ssal_v3.1, whole genome shotgun sequence genomic stretch:
- the LOC106610621 gene encoding protein odd-skipped-related 1, which yields MGSKTLPAPVPLHPSLQLANYSFLQTSNGFQLPTDQVPGIYSFSALHAIHLHQWTLGYPPFALPRCTFSKLPALMDGRFPGIPSIPIFPHLVQSKDQAAVANAAATAMGLFQGSKNKPQPRFDFANLAAAATQEDPLKAEDLSIMGAVATTSPRHGGLGCLMDIAKLSSPERKPSRGRLPSKTKKEFVCKFCGRHFTKSYNLLIHERTHTDERPYTCDICHKAFRRQDHLRDHRYIHSKEKPFKCQECGKGFCQSRTLAVHKTLHMQVKELKPSKIK from the exons ATGGGCAGCAAGACTCTTCCAGCCCCggttcccctccacccctccctgcaGCTCGCCAACTACTCCTTCCTCCAGACCTCCAATGGCTTCCAGCTTCCCACGGACCAGGTCCCTGGCATCTATAGCTTCAGCGCCCTGCATGCCATCCACCTCCATCAGTGGACCCTGGGCTACCCTCCCTTCGCTCTTCCCCGCTGCACTTTCTCCAAGCTCCCAGCTCTGATGGACGGCCGCTTCCCCGGCATACCTTCCATCCCCATCTTTCCCCACCTGGTCCAGTCCAAGGACCAGGCCGCTGTGGCCAATGCCGCAGCTACCGCCATGGGTCTCTTCCAGGGCTCCAAGAACAAGCCTCAGCCACGCTTCGACTTCGCCAACTTGGCTGCCGCCGCCACCCAGGAAGACCCACTGAAGGCGGAAGACTTGAGCATAATGGGGGCAGTCGCCACCACTTCCCCTCGCCATGGCGGGCTAGGCTGTCTCATGGACATAGCCAAGCTGTCATCACCCGAGCGCAAGCCCAGCCGCGGCCGCCTGCCCTCCAAGACCAAGAAGGAGTTTGTGTGCAAGTTCTGCGGCCGCCACTTCACTAAGTCCTACAACCTGCTTATCCATGAGCGGACGCACACGGACGAGAGGCCATACACCTGCGACATCTGCCACAAGGCCTTCCGGAGGCAGGACCACCTCCGAGACCATAG GTACATCCATTCCAAGGAGAAACCTTTCAAGTGCCAGGAGTGTGGAAAGGGATTTTGTCAGTCCAGAACTCTAGCCGTCCACAAAACGTTGCACATGCAGGTCAAGGAACTAAAGCCATCCAAGATTAAGTGA